A genome region from Nycticebus coucang isolate mNycCou1 chromosome 4, mNycCou1.pri, whole genome shotgun sequence includes the following:
- the LOC128583110 gene encoding elongation factor 1-alpha 1-like, with protein MGKEKTHINIVVIGHVDSGKSITTGHLIYKCGGIDKRTIEKFEKEAAEMGKGSFKYAWVLDKLKAERERGITIDISLWKFETSKYYVTIIDAPGHRDFIKNMITGTSQADCAVLIVAAGVGEFEAGISKNGQTREHALLAYTLGVKQLIVGVNKMDSTEPPYSQKRYEEIVKEVSTYIKKIGYNPDTVAFVPISGWNGDNMLEPSANMPWFKGWEVTRKDGNASGTTLLEALDCILPPTRPTDKPLRLPLQDVYKIGGIGTVPVGRAETGVLKPGMVVTFAPVNVTTEVKSVEMHHEALSEALPGDNVGFNVKNVSVKDVRRGNVAGDSKNDPPMEAAGFTAQVIILNHPGQISAGYAPVLDCHTAHIACKFAELKEKIDRRSGKKLEDGPKFLKSGDAAIVDMVPGKPMCVESFSDYPPPGRFAVRDMRQTVAVGVIKAVDKKAAGAGKVTKSAQKAQKAK; from the coding sequence atggggaaggaaaagaCTCATATCAACATCGTTGTCATTGGACACGTAGATTCGGGCAAGTCCATCACTACTGGCCATCTGATCTACAAATGTGGTGGCATTGACAAGAGAACCATTGAAAAATTCGAGAAAGAGGCTGCTGAGATGGGAAAGGGCTCCTTCAAGTACGCATGGGTCTTGGATAAACTGAAGGCTGAACGTGAGCGTGGTATCACCATTGATATCTCCCTgtggaaatttgagaccagcaaatACTATGTTACTATCATTGATGCCCCAGGACACAGAGACTTTATCAAAAACATGATTACAGGCACATCTCAGGCTGACTGTGCTGTCCTGATAGTTGCTGCTGGTGTTGGTGAATTTGAAGCTGGTATCTCAAAGAATGGGCAGACCCGTGAGCATGCCCTTCTGGCTTACACACTGGGTGTGAAACAACTAATTGTTGGCGTTAACAAGATGGATTCCACTGAGCCACCCTACAGCCAGAAGAGATACGAGGAAATCGTTAAAGAAGTCAGCACTTACATTAAGAAAATTGGCTACAACCCTGACACAGTAGCATTCGTGCCAATTTCTGGTTGGAATGGTGACAACATGTTGGAGCCAAGTGCAAACATGCCTTGGTTCAAGGGATGGGAAGTCACCCGGAAGGATGGCAATGCCAGTGGAACCACGCTGCTTGAAGCTCTGGATTGCATTCTGCCACCAACTCGTCCAACTGATAAGCCCTTGCGTCTGCCTCTGCAGGATGTCTACAAAATTGGTGGTATTGGTACTGTCCCTGTGGGCCGAGCGGAGACTGGTGTTCTCAAACCTGGCATGGTGGTCACCTTTGCTCCAGTTAATGTTACAACTGAAGTAAAGTCTGTTGAAATGCACCATGAAGCTTTGAGTGAAGCTCTTCCAGGAGACAACGTGGGCTTCAATGTCAAGAATGTGTCTGTCAAAGATGTTCGTCGTGGCAATGTTGCTGGTGATAGCAAAAATGACCCACCAATGGAAGCAGCTGGCTTCACTGCTCAGGTGATTATCCTGAACCATCCAGGCCAAATTAGTGCTGGCTACGCTCCTGTACTGgattgtcacacagctcacattgcCTGCAAGTTTGCTGAGCTGAAGGAAAAGATTGACCGCCGCTCTGGTAAAAAGCTGGAAGATGGCCCTAAATTCCTGAAATCCGGTGACGCCGCCATCGTTGATATGGTTCCTGGCAAACCCATGTGTGTTGAGAGCTTCTCAGATTATCCTCCTCCAGGTCGTTTTGCTGTTCGTGACATGAGACAGACAGTTGCTGTTGGTGTCATCAAAGCAGTGGACAAGAAGGCTGCTGGAGCTGGCAAGGTCACCAAGTCTGCCCAGAAAGCTCAGAAGGCTAAATGA